The genome window TCCTCTCAGATCAAGGCTCTCGAGTAAAGTTGCATTTCCAAGATCCTCAGGAAGGTAACCTGAGAAATTATTGCCAGAAGCATTGAGAGCAGTTAGGCCAACAACATTTCCAAACCCCATTGGAAAGCTGTCGACAAAACTGTTCTGGCTGAGATCAATGCTCTTGAGTGCATTGAAGTTGGATAGAGATTTAGGCAATGGTGATGAGAAACCATTGCAGCATAAGTTCAGAGAACTGAGACTTTTTAGATTCTGAATCTCAGTTGATACAATGCCACTGAGATTCTTGTAGGAAAGATCAAGCTTTTCGACAAAACCATCAGAATTGCAGCTCACTCCAGTCCATTTACAGTGAACTGAACCATTCTCTCTGCTTCTGTTTGGTGCTTCCCAATCTTTGAGCTGATCCAGTGGATCAATCAGCTTCTCTTTTATTGCCAACAAAATCGACACTTCATTATCAACCTCAGCCTTCCCAATGTAACAGAAGAACATCAAGAAACAGTACACCTGCCACTTCATATCTGCAATTCCCTCAATTCTCACCTTATTTACACTTATCAGCTATCCACCATTTCGCGGAAGGGCTAGGAGGGTGTGTTTGTGTGTGGTACTCAGTCGAAAAAGAAGTACTGCAGAGAATAATGATAACAAAGTTGCTGTTAATATAAGTGAGTATCTCTGATTTAACTAGTACTAATTGAGATTATTTTATCGGATAGAAGCTCTCTGAGTTCTTGGCTTTCGGATTAGCTGTTAATGTGCAGATAATGCAGGAAGGTTTGGACTTACTGCGATGACTTCCGACATGAAACATGGGGAGAATATGTTCTTACATCCTGGTACATTGTTTCTTCTACTTCTTCTTTACTGTAATAGTCAACTTGATTAGGCAATAATGATTAAAATGCAGTTTattcttgtttatttaattctgGATCTTGGCCATTGAGCTGTTAGTTACAGTTTCTTATCTGTGTTTGTGAGAATAACTGTCATTAGTTTACTTCAGTTGTGTCAATGCATCTGATGCAGCTTATAGTTTTGAAACAAATACCAGTTCTGGTGCGGGATTTCGAGAATAAGATGTACGCAGAACTTATATCGACTTCAACTCGAAGATTCTCTATTTCGGAAAGAATAAGTTTGAAACATTACTGATTTGTAAATCTATTCCTAAAAGGTCCAGTATAGTACACTTTTTGTGGTTTCGAAAAGCTGCATGATCTGAACTTTAATGTTAAAACATTCCTAGATTTCTTTTTACTTCTGGAGTAACTTCCAAGATATGACAAAGATTACTCCGTATGTTTTAAGCATTGTTATCGAGAATCGAAATAATTTAGTTTACCTACCGACTCATGATATATTGGAGATtcgattaatattttttgaataaattaaaattttttagtcAGATCAGAGTATAatcgataaaatatttttatatagattAATCGAGTTAATTagagatttttaaataaatcgaTAAACTTCAAAATATCGGTTTTATGAGTTAAGACTACTCCATTTTTTTAGGTACACCTTCAAGATTTTAGTACATGAGGTTCAggaaaatattaagaaaaatcgGTTCCTCCAATGTTTAAGGACAGTTGATAAGGATCGAGATTGATTTCTCATTTTGCGAGACAAAATCTCTTTTCATCGTAAGAATTTAGAAGAGGATTGCATGTTCTTTCGAGGCATATGATTAGTGATGTAATTCGATCCGGACAGCTCGTGAGCTCACCCGACTCGAATTCGTTTTGATGGGCTCGACTCGTTTAGATAAACGAGCTCGAGTCCGGGCAGAGGTTTTGGCTCGTTTTGTTAAACGAgctggctcgactcgactcgtgaaaattaACGAGTCGAATTTGGATAGCGTTTTAGGCtcgatttagtgttaaattaaacgagtcggctcgctcgactcgttaaaatcggcttgtttagctaaacgagccagcTAGACTCGACTTGTGAAAATAAACTAGTCGAGTTCAGGCAAATATTTAGACTCGTTttcttaaacgagccggctcgactaaATAAAACTCGGCTCAAATTATACCCAGCTCGAAACTCGACTCGCCCGGACCGAATAACAGCTCTACTCATGATTCCAAAACAATTTCTCTCCCTTTTTCTTTCAACGAGTGATTAAGAGAATGAATTGAAGATGCTAATATTTTTCCAATTTCGAAGAACTATAGTCGCAAGAGAGTCTCTGTGAATACAGATAATAGGCTGCACTTTTATCACATGGAAACATGtgaatacaaataaaaaaattgtttgtgtGCTGTGTGATAGATGGAGACCATGTTAGTCTCTGCAGCTTCATAGAATCATAGGGAAGGGAAGATCCCCTCTCTTTCTTGCTATGTCATCGAGATTTTGTAGTGTTGTGATCGATGATTTgtagataaataatttttcgTAATTCCTATTTTATTAACAAATCAGAAGccgaaaatttaaaatagaacaaAATTTATCATGAAATAGTCGGTGctataaaattgattaatttgaattcgatttttgaaatttattcgGCGATGCGAAGTAAATCGAAATGGGAGAATTGGTGGGAGGCATAGGGCATAAACGAGGACGTGCTCACATGGAGATTATGCAAGAATAGTTGTGGTGATTGATTGCACATGTAGATGTATTTAGCACATGCATCAGTTTGTGGgacataattaataattaataattaataaattaatctaTGATTCAGAATTTATCAAGTATAACGAGAGATTTttcagataatttttttttaattaaatcagtATATAATATcggtgaaatattttttaaaaattgatcggaaaattttaataaaccaGAGATTCCCAAAACACTGCTAAAATCATATTACTTtcatatcaaataaaattatccaaTCCTTGATAATATCGTTACAGCAGAATAAtaataccttttttttttttgataaatagcaGAATAATAATAACTTATGTCGAATATTTTTACAACGATAAATAGCAAATTTTAAGTCGGAAAATAGCAAGATTTTACAAAACAACCTCCTTATTTTTACAGTAAGTTCACATGCTGTTATTTTCAGATTTGCTCTACTGTTGTAACGTTGTTCGCAGCAGTTTGGGACACAGTATGTTGATTAGAAGTATATAGTTTTGGTTCGTTGAGAATCAGTTGCAAAATGAGTATAAGCGAAtctaagataaatttaaaaatttattttagagaGAAAATGAACCCCTCAGTGTCTTACTAAATCCTCCCAGGAGACGTGTCCCTTTTATCATAATTTCAATCAATGTCTCAAATATATTATCCGAAAAATATGACCccaaatatcattttataatgtTACATTATTCAGCGTTTGTAATTTTTTCGAAAACACATAAACACTGCATTATGTGCATTTACCCTTTTCTTTAGCTCAAGACTATAGGAAAACACTTATATACCCTGGAACCTCTAACACCAGATGTTACTTTATCTAACATATGGAGCTCAACTCATTTAACATATCTGTTAAATGTTATATCGTGTAATACCTAACTCTACGTCACATGATGTAGTGTTTTAGCATAGTGTCCGGGGCCATAGTTTCAGAATGCGATATTCAGGACATTTCAACTCCAATTTGTGATATTCAGGTCCTTTTCTCAGCAATGCGAACTTGATTAGAGGTGATATGTGAAACAACAGTTTAATTCTGATACATTGGAAAGCAACTGAGCATTCTACTGCCTACTGGGAATCCATATAGAAACAACTGAATTTGAACTCTGGCCTATAGAACATGACTTGTAAACAGAACCACTCCATCTTTAACATGCATTTCACACATCAAACGCAATAGATATCATAGTGATGGATAGTGAATGGTGTTGCTCAGTGCCTGGAGAATTTCTCTTTATTTTTTCGATGATTCTGATAACTGGATAtagttttttcaaattttccttTTATATTCTTCATTACAGTACTTTTTCAAGTATGTTATGAGTGAAAACTCGAATCTCTCATCTAGATCATAGAGAGAAGCAGCAATATCACACTACATATGAGCCTTTAACCCATCAGtcccaaaaattataaaaacacaGGGCAAGAATGTTCAAATATCCAAATATACTCGCTACTAGAAAAGCACAAGAACGTAAATATTTCTGTAATCTTTTATATAAGGAACacaaaatgataaatttataaattcagtACCAACTTTAGCTATAGAACATTCTGTATACCTATTCTACTCAAAAACCTTAACAAAAATCACATCATTTATGAATATTAGATAAACTATAGAGGGAATACGTACTTTCTGTATTTGTGCATTCAAAACTTCTTAGTGGACAAGGAGAAAGCAGCAACTTTCATCTGATATCTTTAGCCAGGTTCAAATGTTGTCGGCTTCTTTTCCACTGTAGCCTTGGCACTCCAGTGACCAAGTCTATGAATCCAATTCGACAATTAACAACTTTATGATAAAAGTAATCCAGCTTATGAATGTTGCCTTTGCTCATTTTTCCACGAATTTTTAGATGCTTCGGTTGATGAAGCATCAGAGTCAGCATTACCATTGTTTTTTGGTTTTGAGAAAAAGGGATCCCATTCATGATATCCAATCTCTTGCCCTTCTTCTAACAAGTCATATTTCCAGCTGATCTCCtcaataaaattatcattagtACGGCCTTCAGTAATGTCTTTCCTCAACTTGGTTACTTTGTTGATAACTGCCTGCACAGCTACGTCAAAGGCATCCTTGAAAGTCTCCAATTTTGAGCGAGGATCTGCATATACCAGTCTCGGAATAAGATTTATAACCTCCTCCCTCATCTTTATAACCTGCTCTGGAGGAATAGCACCAAGTCTATCCATTATGCTGATATTTTTTGTGCGTATATCATCCTCCGGAATAAACACAGAGTATGTAGAGTAATTCTTCGGAAGATGCCAGGTGTATTGTATATATGCAGAGCCGGGATGAAAGAATACTGGAATGCAACCGGCTAACATGGCATCAAAAGCTGATCTCCTTGTATATGAATCACCTTGTGGTTGTAGGCAAAATACAGAATTGTGAAACATCTGCATTATGCTACTTGGAGAATGACACTTGCTCTCCCCAAAATCACATTCTAACAATTTTCCTACCTTTGATTGTTTGCACTCTTCAATGATCTTACCCCTTATTGATTTGGGGTTATCTGGACGAGGTGCACCAGCAAAACAAAAGAGCCAGTTTCGTTCTATTTTCCTCACACGGTCTTGCCACATGAACACTTCAGCATCGTTTGCTGGATGAAAGTAAGTCGGATAAGGGATAGCAAAATCATTTGCATTCCACGGGCTTGACTCCACCACAAGCATGGACATATTTTTCGCAGCAGGTAAAAACAGGAGCTTGTTACCCCAGTCAGTTTCTGTATCACTCAGCCTCCTAAAATCCCAAGTTATCCTACCAGCAACAAGGAAATGATCTTTCCCGCCCATTACTTTCCACTCTGGTCTCTTTGCAAGCCAATTAACCAAATCAAGAGAAGCCGCATCTCTTGTCGATATATTGTACCCCCAGAGGTAACGTGCAATATCAAACCCTGCATAAAAGGGAACGAAAACAGCTGCTGCAAGTGAAGAATCCTTGGTCAAACATTCATATTGCTTCATCCGATTACTGAAGATCACATCAACAGCAAACTGATTTGTGGCATACCATCCTGTATTTGAGAACACTCCTTCCTTATTTTCAAGTGGAGGGCCAAGGCCGGCATTTGTGGTAAATTTACACATGTTGGTCCAAAGGCTAAGACTTCTACATTCCTTGAGCATATCCTCATTAAACCTTGGAGGAAGGTCGTGGACATAGATATATCTCCCACCACATGGATCACTCTTATTCTCTGCAGTCCTCAATGCCTTCATAAACAGGAAATCTTTTGGTTTTCCATTAACATTAGTTGGTGGGTTCCTAACAGGCAATTCTTGTGAATCAGTTGATTGAGTGACAACTGAGCTAGACTTATCAGAAATCTTAGGTTCACTAGCCGATTTAGTACCAACCGGACTAGACTGAGCAGAATTCTTAATTTCGGTATCTGATTGAGTAACAACTGAACTAAACTCATCAGAATAATTAGTTTCACTATCTGATCGTGTAACCGAACCAGACTCATCAGAAATCTTAGGTTCACTACGAGTATCAACAGACTGACTTATAGGCACAGACCAATTAACATCTGAATCAGTACCGCCAATATCCTTTGGTTTATTCCTAATATCAATAGAGGACCGACTAGTAGTCATTGGACGACCAACAACAATTTGTCGAGATTCTTTAACAGAAGACGCAGGAATCATTTCTGCAGACTGGTTAACAGTACTACCTCCTAAAAACACAAAATGAAAGTACAATAGCAAAATCCAGAAACACACAGCCAATGCagctaataaaaaaattcgagAAGGTTGATTCTTTCCACTACCCTTCTCCATACTTTCTAAAGAAAAATTACCCGCCAACCTCCTCCtcatcaaactctaatcaatcaATTCATAATCACCAAACCATACACAACACGATTCAACCTAATTGAATCAATTCAATAACACAATCAAGAAAACACTAAAATGAAGTAAAGATCCTAACTTTATCACAAACCCGAAATCTAACACTAGCCCAGATCATAAATCAGCACAAATTCATCAATTAAGTATGAACAAAACCCATATGGATAGATACAGAATTAAGCATATTGTGTGTATCTACTCATGAATGAACTAAAACCCCATTGTTTTAGGGCAAAGATGAGATTTTTATGAAAAGGGCATGTATAAAAAACTCAACTTTGCAAGAATCTGAATAAACAAACTGAAATCAATCTGCTGCTGATTTTTCGGAAAGAAAATCAAACAGatcatacaaaaaaaataataagaaattatttttttcctaCTTATAATATTGATGATAATTAGTGGGCGTAAATAATCGATGTATATACTTAATCAATGTATATACTTACgcgggggagagagagagagagagagagagagagagagagagagagattttgcTGTAAAGCTGTGTATGAGCAGGCAGTGATGAAGGAGGAGAGGCAGAGGGATGCCGGATGCGTGTAATGGAACGGCGTATTATAAGGAGGCGTATGTTAGAAATGGTCAATATTTTGACTTTTATTTAGGTGTCGGTAGCATATGTAATCGTGCCACGTAGGTTTGTGTTCTGCAATTTTTCTGCGGCTTAAATACCTTCTAGCCATTGAAATTTGGCTCGTTGTACACACCAACCATGCATGTTTGAAAAAATCCGGTCCAACCATCCAACTTTACTCTTTTGTATATCCTCGCCACAATCGAGCAAAATCAGAAAAACCGGTTGACGTTGCATACCAAACATTTGATATGCGAGTGGTGGGTGTTTACTGTACAAGCGCTCACTTTTTTCCTTTCCAGTTAGAAGATTTGAACTGTAACtaacttttatattattatccgaacctctaatttttgaatatatttttatattatttatttattttgattaataacaatatatttttttaagaatattgtaatgaattaaatattattatattattttaatatattccgATTACTACCGGTTAATCATTTGACTAGTTTgtgaatatattttatgttatttatttattttgattaatcacaacatatttttttcaaagactagtataataaattaaatactattatattattttaatatattccaaTTGGTAACTCAATTAATCATTCCACCTAATtcctaaatatattttgtatcatttatttattttgattaatcacATACTTTTATATAgagtattataataaattaaatattattatattattttaatatattacgaTTGGTAACCCGATTTATTATTTAGCCTAATTCTTGGATAGATtctaaatcatttatttatttcgattaatcacatatttttgtaaagactagtataataaattaaatatcattataatatattgatatatttcgTTTAATACCCGATTAATCATTCTAATTAATTcccaactatatatatattatcatattattaaatactagtataataaattaaatactattatacgaatattatcatattatttaaatatatttcaattataaaCCGATTAATCATTCAAATTAACTAGATAAaagtacataaaaatatttattatgtattttgtattaaactatttattatttttttaattataaatttttttttgcacaAAAACGAGCTACCAATAACCGTTAAAGTGAAAGTTATATGCtttttataaatagaaaaattagataaatgaaaaatatgacaaaaataaataaaaatacacaTCCTCGTCCACAATGCAGAAGGTCATGCGCGGATATAGAGAAATGAGAATCAAAAGAAGTTTTTATCCCGGGTTATACTCGCAGGAAAttcaaaattgagaaagatAAGGAGAACAAACCAGGCAGGTTCACCCTAGCCAAGCCTGGGTCCACCGCATGATGGCACAATATCTGTATTTCCACACGTGCGCTCGACCGCAAGTGACTTGCACTCCCTCCGGTTTTCAGTTCTGCAACTTGGTTATGGTCGAAGTATACATAACTAGAAACATCAGTGGCTGAACCGTACATTTTGAAACTTTGATGGTTCGTGTGTATATCGAGTGAAACTTCGATGGTAAAAATGTATTTAAGCCTTTTTCTGCTAATCATGTGTGCAAGTTCTAAAATCTATGagctttttgttttttatgtttGGGTGGAAATATGTTTGCAATTTCGTTTATCGATCAAAAACTAATTTGCAATTTAGATGGTTTCTATTGGCTTAGCCTCCTTAATAATGATAGATCCATGCATTtataacaaccacaccaattaaaactttctaattctgtaaattttagtgcttagtatgtgaccatgagcacatgctagaCAAACCCTTAAAAAAATAAGAGTAGAATCTAAATACTTTctcctttttaaaatataaatcgcTTGATTTTTAACACAATTCTAAGTTTTTTGACCGCTTAGTTAAaattgatactccctctgtttttttttatatgacacttttgacttgTGCACGTATCTTTGGGTGGATTGACCGGGTAgtaaaacttattatttttaactggttttttttgtaaattaaaattttgattacatatttttattcagaaaaagaaaatttcaaaaataatacttttaactacccggtcaaagcacttaaaaatgtgtgccaaaaagtcaaacgtcatatattaaaaaacagagggagtagtatttcaATTCTCATCAACCAAACTCATTAATAATGAACCAAACATGTTCTACCGTAAATTTGcttatcaaaacaaaatatccGAAgcatataagagcatctccaatggcgttgattataatcgttggctaactTGTCAAATTTGCCAAATccgtaagacattgtgcttcaatggtattggctatattggttggctataatttaaaaataatatgttattaatatttagattgctataaatagaatatatcagtttaatatggtaataaataatatcagtttgtacttttcacgtttgccaacacacacttttgatcgttaatatatttcatttcgtaatagcattaaatataaaaatttcaccgtattaaagtactcgtgaatacgaatctaacaagatcactcatgactatatttagttttatagattagatgtaaattagtaatttgtctcatgttatgaacaataccgacatcacaaacaggaaaagaaaaaagaaacggaagGAGTATGTAATCAGTAGGATGgtggaaaataaattgcgggagatgacgtggaattcgcTACATATCTGTAACGGATCGATAAACATAGCCATTCATAGGAGATcgctataattatacataaggggttgttgtggttggagttctattttttgtgaacattggttataaaatttaattttgaaaaaacacgTGTACTTTTAGCTCAGGGTTTGTGAAGGTGGAGATGCTGTAAGTACAGTGCACAAACATTAAGCCTCATAATGTGGATCACAGACAAGCTTACGAATAAAGTTAAAGTAAACTGGGCTTTAatagaatttattattatttaattatgttacAGCCGTCCACAAACAGGAcctttttcaatttatttattttaatccaCTATTTTAATTGCGAACTCATTCTACTAATTAGATTAAGGTTTGCAGACTTGCAGCATGACTGATCAGCATTTATTTGTTTCATCTTCTACCGACTAGCACATCTTTAcgtgttttttttatctaacttttatgaattgaatttttgagtatttatgtttattttaaaaaaatataaacaataattgtACGAGAAAGTTAGTTAACCATTCAATCGATTTATTTGGAAACGAATGAAATCTTGCTATGGATGCGGAATGTGTCTAGATCAGTTTAAGTACTTCAATAAAAGAAGTGTCCAGGAGTTGGGGATCATGTTTCTTGAGAAGTTAAGTACAGAAAAATAAGTGACTAGCCACCAAGGCACCAAGTGTTGTTCATGTCCCAGCTATGGCTCTTGCCTCCCCTTACcacaaacttaaaagattcattTATTTTCTCAGATACAAACATGGCCGGCTTAATTAGATGATGGGTCAGTTGTCATGTTCTGTTTTGTTATGTCAGATGTCAATTATTAATTAGTCGATCGAGACGGACACAGACTTGAG of Daucus carota subsp. sativus chromosome 3, DH1 v3.0, whole genome shotgun sequence contains these proteins:
- the LOC108215017 gene encoding xyloglucan galactosyltransferase MUR3, with product MRRRLAGNFSLESMEKGSGKNQPSRIFLLAALAVCFWILLLYFHFVFLGGSTVNQSAEMIPASSVKESRQIVVGRPMTTSRSSIDIRNKPKDIGGTDSDVNWSVPISQSVDTRSEPKISDESGSVTRSDSETNYSDEFSSVVTQSDTEIKNSAQSSPVGTKSASEPKISDKSSSVVTQSTDSQELPVRNPPTNVNGKPKDFLFMKALRTAENKSDPCGGRYIYVHDLPPRFNEDMLKECRSLSLWTNMCKFTTNAGLGPPLENKEGVFSNTGWYATNQFAVDVIFSNRMKQYECLTKDSSLAAAVFVPFYAGFDIARYLWGYNISTRDAASLDLVNWLAKRPEWKVMGGKDHFLVAGRITWDFRRLSDTETDWGNKLLFLPAAKNMSMLVVESSPWNANDFAIPYPTYFHPANDAEVFMWQDRVRKIERNWLFCFAGAPRPDNPKSIRGKIIEECKQSKVGKLLECDFGESKCHSPSSIMQMFHNSVFCLQPQGDSYTRRSAFDAMLAGCIPVFFHPGSAYIQYTWHLPKNYSTYSVFIPEDDIRTKNISIMDRLGAIPPEQVIKMREEVINLIPRLVYADPRSKLETFKDAFDVAVQAVINKVTKLRKDITEGRTNDNFIEEISWKYDLLEEGQEIGYHEWDPFFSKPKNNGNADSDASSTEASKNSWKNEQRQHS